Proteins from a single region of Bacteroidota bacterium:
- a CDS encoding T9SS type A sorting domain-containing protein, with protein sequence MSIFPNPVNNILFIQSDATQQITIVNQLGEEILHTNLFIGLNTISVADFASGVYWVKAEDGEMVVWVKE encoded by the coding sequence ATAAGTATTTTCCCGAATCCGGTAAATAATATATTATTTATTCAATCAGATGCAACACAACAAATTACAATTGTAAATCAATTAGGAGAAGAAATATTACACACAAATTTATTTATTGGATTAAATACCATTTCGGTAGCAGATTTTGCGAGTGGTGTGTATTGGGTGAAAGCGGAGGATGGGGAGATGGTGGTTTGGGTGAAGGAGTGA
- a CDS encoding putative metal-binding motif-containing protein, which translates to MFKIRSIKILMALKINARFICILFFGFSCLYNKANAQATSIEWSNALGGPGYEDATDVIYSNDGGYLVVANSGEIGGDVTGFYGGAVDIWLTKLDSAGNLVWQKNYGGSNIEKSRAGIATIDGGYIIVGYTGSEDHDVSFNHGLTDAWVFKVDSIGNIVWERSYGGTKSEQGWAICGTDDGNFVFVGYSHSNNGDLTSHYVTTATSDFWIVKIDNTGNIIWQKSYGSTEDDYAYGVVELFNGDITVGGVTQWGDGDVIGFHGGIGVEDGWVIDLDSNGALKWSKAYGGTDYDVIWDITKASDSTIHCVGQAKSFDGDITDHKGTPDDYYLDDCMYLRLDSSGNLLIEKCFGGSGSDVGFSLSTTMDGTVILGANSSSNDGDVSGHHGGEYTSDFWIVKLDSFANIEWSVSLGGDTADASYSIIQAPDSGYVTVGICVSENGDVVDHYPGTLHWDSWVVKLNKTCPGILYYADKDGDGYGDPTDIQMFCSDMVGYVLNNLDCNDNDAEINPTIAEICNTLDDNCNGIVDEGLALFTLFEI; encoded by the coding sequence ATGTTTAAAATTCGCTCTATAAAAATATTAATGGCATTGAAAATTAATGCTCGTTTTATTTGCATATTATTTTTTGGTTTTTCTTGTCTTTATAATAAAGCAAATGCACAAGCTACAAGTATAGAATGGTCAAATGCACTTGGCGGTCCGGGTTATGAAGATGCAACGGATGTTATTTATTCTAATGACGGAGGGTATCTGGTGGTTGCTAACTCAGGAGAAATAGGTGGTGATGTGACAGGTTTTTATGGTGGAGCAGTAGACATTTGGTTAACTAAATTAGATAGTGCGGGAAATCTTGTTTGGCAGAAAAATTATGGGGGGTCAAATATTGAAAAATCCCGTGCAGGTATTGCGACGATAGATGGTGGATATATTATCGTAGGCTATACTGGCTCTGAAGATCATGATGTAAGTTTTAACCATGGACTCACCGATGCATGGGTTTTTAAAGTAGATTCAATAGGAAATATAGTATGGGAAAGGTCATATGGTGGTACAAAAAGTGAGCAAGGATGGGCGATTTGTGGAACAGATGATGGGAATTTCGTATTCGTAGGATATAGCCATTCAAATAATGGTGATTTGACATCTCATTACGTTACCACGGCTACTTCAGACTTTTGGATTGTAAAAATCGACAATACAGGTAACATCATTTGGCAAAAATCATACGGCAGTACGGAAGATGACTATGCATATGGTGTTGTGGAGCTATTCAATGGTGATATTACAGTCGGTGGAGTAACACAATGGGGAGATGGTGATGTAATAGGATTTCATGGCGGTATTGGGGTTGAAGATGGATGGGTAATTGATTTAGATTCTAATGGCGCATTGAAATGGAGTAAAGCTTATGGTGGTACAGACTATGACGTTATATGGGATATCACTAAGGCGTCTGATTCCACAATTCACTGTGTTGGACAAGCAAAATCATTTGATGGAGATATAACAGACCATAAAGGAACTCCGGATGATTATTATTTAGATGATTGCATGTATCTAAGGCTTGATTCTTCTGGGAATTTACTTATAGAAAAGTGCTTTGGAGGGTCAGGCAGTGATGTTGGGTTCTCATTAAGTACAACAATGGATGGGACTGTTATATTAGGAGCTAATTCATCAAGTAATGATGGAGATGTATCAGGACATCACGGGGGTGAATATACTAGTGATTTTTGGATAGTGAAGCTGGACTCTTTTGCTAATATCGAATGGTCTGTATCGCTTGGTGGTGATACCGCAGATGCCAGTTATTCCATCATTCAAGCACCTGATTCTGGGTATGTTACTGTTGGAATTTGTGTATCAGAAAATGGTGATGTAGTTGACCACTATCCAGGCACATTACACTGGGATTCCTGGGTGGTTAAACTCAATAAAACCTGTCCTGGAATTTTATATTATGCTGATAAGGATGGTGATGGTTACGGTGATCCAACTGATATACAAATGTTTTGCTCAGATATGGTTGGATATGTATTAAATAATTTAGACTGTAATGATAATGATGCAGAAATTAATCCTACAATAGCTGAAATATGTAACACGTTAGACGATAATTGTAATGGTATTGTTGATGAAGGCCTAGCATTGTTTACCCTTTTCGAGATTTAG
- a CDS encoding T9SS type A sorting domain-containing protein has translation MYPGAPELLNGLDDDCDQIADEGLAITDIVKHTISIFPNPVNNILFIQSDATQQITIVNQLGEEILQTNLFIGLNTISVADFASGVYWVKAEDGEMVVWVKE, from the coding sequence ATCTACCCCGGCGCACCCGAACTCCTCAACGGTCTCGACGACGATTGTGATCAAATTGCTGATGAAGGTTTAGCAATAACAGATATTGTAAAACATACAATAAGTATTTTCCCGAATCCGGTAAATAATATATTATTTATTCAATCGGATGCAACACAACAAATTACAATTGTAAATCAATTAGGAGAAGAAATATTACAAACAAATTTATTTATTGGTTTAAATACCATTTCTGTAGCAGATTTTGCGAGTGGTGTGTATTGGGTGAAAGCGGAGGATGGGGAGATGGTGGTTTGGGTGAAGGAGTGA